From Brassica oleracea var. oleracea cultivar TO1000 chromosome C3, BOL, whole genome shotgun sequence, a single genomic window includes:
- the LOC106336499 gene encoding zinc finger CCHC domain-containing protein 7 produces MPRRSDENEDKEDPVAIRDGSDEDEANEDLSLKILEKALSRRELDDSKDTSLSDLGGSGVVSTLMVNGRDSKSHKKKTKTSLEDAHEIPIVLKDQDENIPKGEDEKSAEPTSSNMVLKKLLRGARYFDPPDAGWETCYSCGEPGHVTINCPTPTKRKKPCFICGSLEHGAKQCTKGHDCYICKKSGHRAKDCPDKYKSGSKSAVCLRCGDFGHDMILCKYEYSRDDLKDIQCYVCKSFGHLCCVEPGNSPSWAVSCYRCGQLGHIGLACGRYHEESTEKDSASSCFRCGEEGHFSRECPNSSSISTSHGRDSPSLCYRCNGAGHFARECPNSFQVSKSNRETSTPSSNSHKKFKETPEYNSTPYESNGKKTKKKKRSKENSEHDSTPHESNGKKKKKSKENSQHYSTPHESNGKLKSKKKTHKGEQAHSTPQKSKQRGGWITEDPEEDSFQRGKMRRLRSPVTPSGHNHHRVPTTYMGGHKQRSPTFHSGGNFPTTPYGRNSSFESSGRVSSHPPSRWQPNYPSSRHHQHNQRYAPAPSRYGSAHHYDEFQGDYGRW; encoded by the exons AAGGACACAAGTTTGTCGGATCTCGGCGGTTCTGGTGTAGTAAGTACTTTGATGGTGAATGGACGAGATTCAAAGAGTCATAAGAAGAAGACGAAGACCAGTCTAGAAGATGCCCACGAAATT CCCATTGTCTTGAAAGACCAAGATGAAAATATACCAAAAGGGGAAGATGAGAAATCTGCTGAACCAACATCTAGCAATATGGTTTTGAAAAAGCTTCTT CGTGGAGCGAGGTATTTTGACCCACCTGATGCTGGTTGGGAGACTTGCTATAGTTGTGGGGAGCCTGGTCACGTTACTATTAATTGTCCAACTCCAACAAAGCGTAAGAAGCCTTGCTTTATTTGCGGCAGTTTGGAACACGGTGCAAAGCAGTGTACAAAG GGACACGATTGTTATATTTGCAAAAAAAGTGGCCACCGAGCGAAAGATTGTCCAGATAAGTACAAAAGCGGATCTAAATCAGCTGTTTGCTTAAGATGTGGAGACTTTGGACATGACATGATATTGTGCAAGTATGAGTACTCTCGAGATGATTTGAAG GATATACAGTGCTATGTCTGTAAAAGCTTTGGCCATCTGTGCTGTGTTGAACCTGGCAACTCACCGTCATGGGCTGTGTCTTGCTACAGATGTGGTCAACTGGGTCACATTGGATTG GCATGTGGTAGATACCATGAGGAAAGCACAGAAAAAGATTCTGCCAGCTCATGCTTTAGGTGTGGGGAAGAAGGGCATTTCTCACGTGAATGCCCCAACTCGTCGAGCATAAGCACTTCACATGGAAGAGACTCGCCGAGTTTGTGCTACAGATGTAATGGAGCAGGACATTTTGCTCGTGAATGTCCGAATTCCTTCCAG GTTTCTAAGAGTAACCGTGAGACATCTACACCATCGAGCAATTCTCACAAGAAATTCAAAGAAACTCCGGAATACAATTCTACTCCCTATGAATCCAATGGGAAGAAGACTAAGAAGAAGAAGAGGAGTAAAGAAAACTCAGAACACGATTCTACTCCCCATGAATCCAATGGGAAGAAGAAGAAGAAGAGTAAAGAAAACTCGCAACATTATTCTACTCCCCATGAGTCTAACGGGAAGTTGAAGAGTAAGAAGAAAACACATAAAGGAGAACAAGCCCATTCTACACCACAGAAATCAAAACAGAGAGGGGGTTGGATCACAGAGGATCCGGAGGAAGATTCTTTCCAAAGAGGAAAGATGAGGAGACTGAGGTCTCCTGTTACACCATCGGGTCATAACCACCATAGGGTACCCACTACATATATGGGTGGTCATAAGCAAAGGTCACCAACATTCCATTCCGGTGGGAATTTTCCGACCACACCATATGGTAGAAACTCATCATTCGAGTCTAGTGGGCGTGTCTCGAGTCATCCACCTTCAAGGTGGCAGCCAAATTATCCTTCTTCCCGTCATCATCAGCATAATCAAAGATATGCACCTGCACCCTCAAGGTATGGTTCGGCCCACCACTATGACGAGTTTCAAGGGGACTATGGTCGTTGGTAG